A region of the Stieleria neptunia genome:
TCAAACGGATCCCGCTCCGCCAATGGATGTTGCGAATCACCGATTACTCCGAGCGGTTGCTGGACGGATTGGACGCGTTGGACTGGCCCGTCGGGATCAAAAAGTTGCAGTCGGATTGGATCGGGCGCAGCACCGGCGCCGAAGTCGACTTCTTCATCGGCGACGCCGGGGAATTTGACGCTTGGAAATCCCAGCGGGCCGGGGCTCCCCTGCCGGCCAGCCCCGGTGACGACGCGCTGCGCGTCTACACGACGCGTCCCGATACGCTGTTCGGTGCAACCTACATGGTGGTCTCGCCCGAGCACCCGATGTTGGATCGATTGACCACCGCAGAACAATCCGAAGCGGTCAAAGCGTACTGCGAGAAGGCGTCGTTCAAATCCGATCGTGAACGCACCGAGGGCGACCGCGAAAAGACCGGCGTGTTCACCGGCAGCCACGCGATCAATCCCGTCAACGGAACTCCGATCCCCGTCTGGGTCGCGGACTATGTGTTGGCCGGCTATGGAACCGGTGCGATCATGGCCGTCCCGGCGCACGACGAACGCGACTTTGAATTCGCGGTCAAGTACGAATTGCCCGTCATCGCCGTCGTCGACCCGCCCGCGGACGCCGAAAATCGCGACGACATCCTGGCCGGAAAAGCGTGTTTCGACGCGGTCGGAATCGCCATCAACAGCGGACCGATGAACGGCAAGTCGACCGCAGAGGTCAAACAGGAACTCACCGCCTCGCTGCAAGCGGACGGATTGGGCAAGGCCGCCGTCAATTACAAACTGCGCGACTGGTTGTTCAGCCGGCAACGCTTCTGGGGCGAACCCTTTCCGATCTTGCACGAACTCGATGACGACGGGAATCCGACCGGACGGATGCGCGGCGTCGACCCCGCTGAGCTGCCCGTGCGTTTGCCCGAACTGGAAGATTTTAAACCCCACGGTAAACCCGAGCCGCCGCTGGGCAAGGCCGATGACGATTGGTTGTATGTCCAAATCGACGGCAAACGTTATCGTCGCGAAACCAATACCATGCCCCAGTGGGCCGGGTCCTGCTGGTATTACCTGCGTTACATCGACCCCAAGAACGAGACGGCGCTGGTCGATCCGCAAAAACAGGCCGAGTGGATGCCGGTCGACTTGTACGTCGGTGGTGCCGAGCACGCCGTGTTGCACTTGTTGTACTCGCGGTTCTGGCACAAGGTGCTGTTCGATCGCGGTCACGTGTCAACGCCCGAACCCTTCGTCCGTTTGGTCAACCAGGGCATGATCCTGGGTGATGTCGAATACAGCGCCTTCTTTGACGAAGCCGGCAATCCGGTCTCCGCCGCCGAGGTGCGAAAGAGTCCCGATGGTGGGCGTCAATCGAAAGACGGTCGAGTCGTGGTGTCAAAGACGGTTCCCGAAGAGGACGTCGAAAAGAAGGGCGAAGGGTTTGTGCTGAAAGCCGATCCGGCGATCAAAGTCGACAGCCGCGCCCACAAGATGTCCAAAGCTCGCGGCAACGTGATCAATCCCGACGTCGTTGTCAGCGAGTACGGTGCCGACTCGCTGCGGTTGTACGAGATGTTCATGGGGCCACTGGAAGCGACCAAGCCTTGGTCCATGGCCGGCGTCGGCGGCGTCCGCAATTTCCTGGATCGCGTTTGGCGGATGATCGTCGACGATCAAGAGGATGACTACGTGTTGCAGTCGGCGCTCACCGAAGAGCCCTGCGACGAAGAACAGAACCGGATGCTCCACGCGACGATTAAAAAGGTCACCGAGGATACCGACTCGATGAGCTTTAACACTGCGATCGCGCGGATGATGGAGTTCACGAATTTCTTCACCCGCGCGGAAAAACGCCCGATCAGCGCGATGAAGTCGTTCCTGATTCTGCTGTCGCCCTACGCGCCTCACTTGTGCGAAGAGCTGTGGAAAATTCTCGGTCAAGACGGCGTGATCGCGCAGCAGACTTGGCCGAAGTGGGACGAGTCGGCGCTGGTGCAAAGTTCGATCGAAGTGCCGGTGCAGTTCAACGGCAAAGTCAAAACCAAGATTCACGTCTCGCCGGATGCGAAACCCGATCAGATGATCGAAGCCGCGCTGGCGGACGAACGGGTTCAATCGATGCTCGAGGGCAAGAACGTCGTCAAGAAGATCGCCGTCCCCGGACGGTTGGTGAATCTGGTGGTCAAGGGGTGACCGTCGGTCGTTCCGTGCATGACGGGTCGCAGGCACAACATGCCCTGCGACATCACAGGTCCAATTCGTCCAGCGAGTCGATCAGCCGATCGAGGTCGTCCTTGGGTTGGGCGGTCAGGTCTTGCTGGCGACGCTGAAGTTGCTCGTCGATTCCGACCGCGGTGCGACCGGCCAACAGCAACTGTTCGTCGCGTTCACGGGCCGCCGTCGCGATCGCATCGTCTCCGCCGTCGGGAGCGCCGAACAGCTTGGACAGGTCGATCTTAAACCCTTCGCTTCCGCCCGTTTCGGCACCCGCGATCGCCGGCGCCTTGTGCTGGGGAAAGATGATCGCGTTTTCGGGACAAACGCGGCTGCACGCAGGGCATCCCTTGCGACAATTATCGGGTTGTTCGACCAGGATCGTTTCGGCTGCGTCGACTCCATAGACGCCGAACAGGCAAAAGTCGACGCACTCCATGCAGTTGGTGCAACGGCTGAAATCGATCACCGGGTACCAGCGCCGCGCCGTCGTCTCTTCGACTTGCACGATCCGGCCGCCGACGATCGGCAGCGAGGTTTCATCGGGCGTCGCTGCGGGACCGGAATCGGCAGCACCGGAATCGGCGCTTGGTGCTTCGCCGAGCACCAACCGCTGGATTTCTTCGCTGAACCGATCCAGACTCTCTTCGGCCTTGAGGTCGATGCAGTGGATTTGTCGATCCGGCCGCGGAAACAGATCGGCGACGCGATCGACGTCGTTTTCCGATTGCTCGGCGGAGGGCTCTTCCTGGTCCTCGTCTTCTGGGTCGCCGATCGCCACCGGAACGAACTGGCCCCGAATACCGTTTCGGTCCAACACCCAGTGGGCGGCACGGGGGAAGATCCACGAGACGACGATCAGGTTGCCCTCGATTTCCGACAGCTTCTGCAGCGACTCCCCGCCCTTGGGCAAATCGTACAGGTGCGGGACGACGACCACGTCGGCGCCTTCGAGAGTCGAGGCCGCATCGGCGATCGATTGTTCCAAGGACCGTTTGGCGGGATTGCGGGATTGTCCGCGCGAAACCACCACCGTCCAGGTGGCGGTCTTGTTCGGATCGGCTTGAGAGCTGGGGGAAATCATCCGTTTACCAATCGAGTGGTCGTTGCCAAGCGTCTTTCGCTGCCGCGATCTCGATGTCCAGCACGTTGGCCCCGGATCGCGTGACGGTCAGTTTTCCGTCGTCGGTTATTGTACCTACTCGCGCCGCCTGGACGCCGTGGGCGTAGAAGATTGGTGTGAACTGATCCACCAGATCCAGCGGCAATTCGACCAGGAACCGCGAATTGGATTCGCTGAACAACAGCGAGATGTCGGAGAGTCCGGGGGCGGAAATGTCAGCGACGGCGTCCAGATCGAGCTGCATGCCCAGGCCGCCGGCCATCGCCATTTCGGTCGCCGCGACGGCCAGTCCGCCCTCGCTGAGGTCGTGACAGGCACGCAGCAAGCGGGCGGAAATCGCTTCGTGCACCGCGGCAAAGGTTGCCTTGGCGACCGGTACATCCATGGTCGGTACCTGGCCACCGGATCGATTTTCGCTGAGACAATAATGCGAACCGCCCAGCTCGTCTTTGGTCGTCCCGATCAGGAACACCGCGTTGCCAGACTGTTTGGCGTCCATCGTCACGGCCAACGAGATGTCGGCGATCTGGCCCATCGCGCTGATCAACAGACTCGGCGGGATCGAGATCGTTTGCTTTTCGCCGCCGTCGTCGAAGTAGCTGAATTCGTTGTTCAAGCTGTCCTTGCCGCTGACGAACGGGGTGCCCAGTTGGACGGCGACGTCTTGGCAGGCGATCGCCGCACGCACCAGGGAGCCGAGCGTTTCGGGCCGATCGGTGTACCCCCAGCAGAAGTTGTCCAAGATCGCGATCTTGCTGGGGTCGGCCCCCACCGCGACGGCGTTCCGCATCGCTTCATCGATCGCCGACGCAGCCATATGGTAGGTGTCAAAGTCGCCGTAGTGTGGGTTCATCCCGCATGAAATCACCAGCCCGCGGTTGCTGCCCA
Encoded here:
- a CDS encoding 4Fe-4S dicluster domain-containing protein, with amino-acid sequence MISPSSQADPNKTATWTVVVSRGQSRNPAKRSLEQSIADAASTLEGADVVVVPHLYDLPKGGESLQKLSEIEGNLIVVSWIFPRAAHWVLDRNGIRGQFVPVAIGDPEDEDQEEPSAEQSENDVDRVADLFPRPDRQIHCIDLKAEESLDRFSEEIQRLVLGEAPSADSGAADSGPAATPDETSLPIVGGRIVQVEETTARRWYPVIDFSRCTNCMECVDFCLFGVYGVDAAETILVEQPDNCRKGCPACSRVCPENAIIFPQHKAPAIAGAETGGSEGFKIDLSKLFGAPDGGDDAIATAARERDEQLLLAGRTAVGIDEQLQRRQQDLTAQPKDDLDRLIDSLDELDL
- the leuS gene encoding leucine--tRNA ligase, yielding MPRYNPAEIEPRWQAYWEEHKTFATPEKPGPKKRYVLDMFPYPSGDGLHVGHPEGYTATDIVCRYARLCGESVLHPMGFDAFGLPAEEHAIKTGEHPRIQTQRNIDNFTRQLKMLGFSYDWDRVLATTDEEYFRWTQFIFLILFDTWFDHDAQKGRPIAELPIPDEIQTQGESAVADYIDAHRLAYLDDALVNWCPKLGTVLANEEVIDGKSERGGHPVKRIPLRQWMLRITDYSERLLDGLDALDWPVGIKKLQSDWIGRSTGAEVDFFIGDAGEFDAWKSQRAGAPLPASPGDDALRVYTTRPDTLFGATYMVVSPEHPMLDRLTTAEQSEAVKAYCEKASFKSDRERTEGDREKTGVFTGSHAINPVNGTPIPVWVADYVLAGYGTGAIMAVPAHDERDFEFAVKYELPVIAVVDPPADAENRDDILAGKACFDAVGIAINSGPMNGKSTAEVKQELTASLQADGLGKAAVNYKLRDWLFSRQRFWGEPFPILHELDDDGNPTGRMRGVDPAELPVRLPELEDFKPHGKPEPPLGKADDDWLYVQIDGKRYRRETNTMPQWAGSCWYYLRYIDPKNETALVDPQKQAEWMPVDLYVGGAEHAVLHLLYSRFWHKVLFDRGHVSTPEPFVRLVNQGMILGDVEYSAFFDEAGNPVSAAEVRKSPDGGRQSKDGRVVVSKTVPEEDVEKKGEGFVLKADPAIKVDSRAHKMSKARGNVINPDVVVSEYGADSLRLYEMFMGPLEATKPWSMAGVGGVRNFLDRVWRMIVDDQEDDYVLQSALTEEPCDEEQNRMLHATIKKVTEDTDSMSFNTAIARMMEFTNFFTRAEKRPISAMKSFLILLSPYAPHLCEELWKILGQDGVIAQQTWPKWDESALVQSSIEVPVQFNGKVKTKIHVSPDAKPDQMIEAALADERVQSMLEGKNVVKKIAVPGRLVNLVVKG